In a genomic window of Salegentibacter salegens:
- a CDS encoding RteC domain-containing protein, with the protein MKLKNREYNQLQQPALRECPLKAFLGIDINSSFYDFYFEKARGRDFKIDVEVFLRDLYYDILIFINNYEVLPYQVNAYFDATYKRALHYKGVPLKTKEKYHFLLFETIVQQLTGVLAVDKQLPRLPIENSPNLLPGFQFIGAFHQKLRETHIPEKNKIITEFFTSYNPLPEYSPQDTLDFKEAILALDKNKSRDNVTSTIPGNIFLQDHQELGKIRQENNIQWLGTPLELAELVKALIEAKKINGVSEKQVFLFFQQVLDLPFDKREKLQSLRKRSTDLTPLLEEMEFHLKQWINKP; encoded by the coding sequence TTGCAGCAACCCGCTTTAAGGGAATGCCCATTGAAGGCATTTTTGGGTATTGATATCAATAGTTCCTTTTACGATTTCTATTTTGAAAAAGCACGTGGCAGGGATTTTAAGATAGATGTGGAAGTCTTCTTGCGAGATTTATATTACGATATCCTAATTTTTATAAATAATTACGAAGTACTCCCCTATCAGGTTAATGCCTATTTCGATGCTACCTACAAAAGAGCGCTGCACTACAAAGGGGTGCCATTGAAAACAAAAGAAAAATACCATTTCTTATTATTTGAAACTATTGTCCAACAACTAACCGGGGTGCTAGCTGTAGATAAGCAATTACCCAGGTTGCCCATTGAAAATTCTCCCAATCTACTTCCAGGTTTTCAATTTATTGGAGCTTTTCACCAGAAATTAAGGGAGACCCATATTCCTGAAAAAAATAAGATAATTACCGAATTTTTCACCTCCTACAATCCGCTACCAGAATATTCACCGCAAGATACATTGGATTTTAAAGAAGCTATTCTAGCCCTGGACAAGAATAAAAGTAGGGATAATGTGACAAGCACAATTCCTGGAAATATATTCTTGCAAGACCATCAGGAGTTGGGAAAAATTCGGCAAGAAAACAATATTCAATGGCTGGGCACTCCCCTGGAACTGGCCGAATTGGTTAAAGCGCTGATCGAGGCCAAAAAGATAAATGGAGTCTCAGAAAAACAGGTGTTTCTTTTTTTTCAACAGGTATTAGATTTACCTTTTGATAAGCGTGAAAAACTCCAATCCTTAAGAAAACGATCCACAGATTTAACTCCGCTGCTCGAGGAAATGGAATTCCACTTAAAACAATGGATAAACAAACCTTAA
- a CDS encoding P-loop NTPase family protein, whose product MINTVKEKKAIKIPPPVIRLSKPAPLINKQLFWHLFLKQVALQKIDFKIEKHNEKIVYCVFRYFLQMENFNEYGIIKNKASLSKGLLVYGDYGVGKSTLFDLIHEVGKEIIKTFHIAQLWFPRISAISMVTQYHQSHKDPSSTFVLQDNYKAKLFIDDLGKEEKAFNREELIEKVLFERHRRKRKTFVTTNDTPSAIAKRYGAHIGDRLPEMFNIIKWEGGSWRE is encoded by the coding sequence ATGATTAATACGGTAAAGGAAAAAAAGGCAATAAAAATCCCTCCACCTGTCATCAGGCTTAGTAAACCCGCGCCCCTGATTAATAAGCAACTATTTTGGCACTTGTTTTTGAAACAGGTAGCACTGCAAAAAATAGATTTTAAAATTGAAAAACATAATGAAAAAATCGTTTACTGTGTTTTTCGTTATTTCCTGCAAATGGAAAATTTTAATGAGTACGGAATCATTAAAAATAAGGCAAGTCTAAGTAAGGGATTACTGGTTTATGGCGATTACGGAGTTGGAAAATCTACACTTTTTGACCTGATTCATGAAGTTGGAAAGGAAATCATTAAAACATTTCATATTGCACAGCTTTGGTTTCCCCGTATATCGGCTATTTCTATGGTGACTCAATATCATCAGTCACATAAAGATCCCAGCAGTACCTTTGTTTTACAAGATAATTATAAGGCGAAATTATTCATCGATGATCTGGGGAAAGAAGAAAAAGCATTTAATCGGGAAGAATTAATCGAGAAGGTACTTTTCGAAAGACACCGGCGAAAACGTAAAACATTTGTCACTACCAATGATACCCCATCGGCAATTGCAAAACGCTATGGCGCACATATTGGTGACCGACTGCCAGAAATGTTCAATATTATTAAATGGGAAGGGGGAAGCTGGAGGGAATGA
- a CDS encoding helix-turn-helix domain-containing protein produces MKKVIQLHQTTPEQLVQEILLGVKGEIEILKQDFRPKEPEEYLTRSEVSQMLKVDLSTVHHWTKSGRLKRYGLGRRVYYKRSEIEQSLIEITPLIH; encoded by the coding sequence ATGAAAAAAGTAATCCAGCTTCACCAAACCACTCCAGAACAATTAGTACAGGAGATCTTACTAGGCGTTAAAGGAGAAATTGAAATCCTTAAGCAAGATTTCCGTCCAAAGGAACCGGAAGAATACCTCACCCGTTCAGAAGTGTCCCAAATGCTAAAAGTTGATCTCTCTACAGTGCACCACTGGACCAAAAGCGGAAGACTTAAACGATATGGACTGGGCAGGCGTGTGTATTACAAAAGAAGTGAAATTGAACAGTCACTCATAGAAATTACACCCCTGATCCATTAA